In Candidatus Neomarinimicrobiota bacterium, the DNA window ACCTACGTCTCCCTCGGTATAGCTATTCCCATAATCGTTGTCGATGACCACTTCATATTCATAGAATTCACCAGGAAAGACATTGTAATCCTGATAAGCGGTCTGCTCAACGGGGACGGTGGTTAATAAGGTTCCATTGCGATATAAACTGGCCAAGGACCCTGTTACCGGTGAGCCCTGGTCATCATCCGTAATTTCCCAGGTGACTTCGATACGGTCATCGTGATCACCATCAGTGGCGGTTACGCGTGGAGGAAAGGGTTCGGTCTCATAGTAGGTCCAGAAACCCCAGCCGGGACTGGTTTCGTTGACGTATAGGTCGGTTGTTCCCACGGCTGAATTGAGCACGTTGAAACTTGACTTATTTGTGTTTGATTGACCCTCAGCGAAGCCATTGACGGTGCTGAAATCATAGACTGACCACTCAGGCTCACACTCATACTGCGCCAGGAGTGTTGATGATGGTAACAAACCAGCACCAAACATAAGCACAGTAGCAATTGATATTAAAAATCTATTTTTCATACATTTACCTCAGATTGAAGACGAAAACTAAAATCAGTTAACCGTTCTAGTGATCTTGGAAAAGCGCCTCTCGCAGAGAGTTGAAAGAGGGAACGGCAATAAATATTACTGTTAGCCATTGTTTTTACTGCTGTTGCTATTTTTCTCATGCGTGGTTCAATACTTTCTCAAGTTCACTAGTTTTGATAATGTAAAGATCTGTTAACGGTTATTGTTTTCCAGGCTTGCTTCAACTTGGGCAAGTCTATCCATCAATGCTTGGATGGTGGCTTGCTGGGATTCGATCTGGCTTTGTTGTTCCTTGATGGCTTCAACCAGGACGGATGAGACTTCAGAGTAGCTGATGGTTTTATAGCCATTTGTGTTATCTACCACAATTTCAGGTAAAACATCTTCCATTTCCTGAGCTACAAAGCCATAGTGCAAGCGAGTATCCGGCGTGAGCCCATTGGGGTGAACCTGATTCCAGTTGTAGCTTACACCACGCATGCTCATAACCTTGTTCAGCGCATTGACAACTGTGTTAATATTTCTTTTCAAACGTCGATCACTATTTTGTCCTAAAGAGCCAGCCATCCAGGCGTTCCCGTTCGAATGAAATTCAAAAACCGTACTGCCATTATATTTAATTTTGCGGAAAGCTGTATTGACCCTAACATCCCAGACTGAATTAGTATTTTGCCCCATCCTAAATATAGGTTCGCCTGCACTGATCAACTCTAGATCAGCATTGGGAGCTGTGGTTCCAATCCCCACTCGACTTTTGAAATAACTAGGTGTACCCGAGTAGCCACTTAACTGGGTGACAGTAGTTCCACTACCAGTTCTGATACTCACCAGACCATCACTGCCAGACTCTTCAACTTCAAATATCTTCGAATCTGATGCGTGGCTTGAGTGAACATTTAAGAGTGATCCATCTCCATCAGAATCAATTGATAATTTTGCATCTGGAGCGTTATTATTAATACCTACATTGCCACCTTCCTGTATCACTAAACGGTCTGAACTCCCCTCCTGGATGAGGAAGCGATTTCCTCCATAGTTCCCCATGCTCCACTCGCTCCCGCCATCTGTATCAGTAAATTTCAGATAGGGTTGAGAGGCTAATATATGAAGAGGATAATCAGGAGTAGTTGTACCTATACCCAGAAAGCCATTAGTTCCAATTGTGACCCGAGTGTTCCCATCAGAATCATCAGTCCCAATCGATCTAAAATGCAAGTTACGGCCGCTATAAAAATCTATATAGTTGTCGCCGGCAGTTCGCATGAGCCTTAAACGATCCTCAAAATATGAGGCACCGACTACATGGAGCATGGAAGAGGGTGAAGTGGTACCGATACCTAGATAACCAGTGGCGGTCAATCTCATGTGGTCCCCAGAGGCAGTACTCCAAAATTGTAAGTCATCAGAACCATCAGGAGAGTAGATGAGGTTTCTACCCGTTCCATCAGATTCAAATTCTATCCCAGCCTGGTCATCATCAGAGCGAACCACAATGCGTTGGACACCTGGTCCATCCACTTCCAATTGATATGCTGGAACAGAGACACCAATACCCACCTTCGACATAAAATATGAGGGTGCTCCAGAATAGCCACTTAACTGGGTGATGGTAGTTCCACCACCCGTTCTGACACTTACCCGACCATCAGTGCTTACCTGCTCTACTTCAAATATCTTCGAATCTGATGCGTGTCTTGAGTGAACATTTAAGAGTGATCCATCTTCATCAGAATCAATTGATAATTTTGCATCCGGAGCGCTACTATTGACACCTACATCACCGGCATTGGTAATCACCATATCCGTACTCACGCCCGTTTTAAACTGTATATCTCCTGTGCCATCTTCATCGCTGTCTGCTGTGATGATCGCGCTGGCAGAATTAGCAACTGAGGCAGCTGAGCCACCAAGTTCGGCAGAAGCCAATGAAGTTCCATCTTGAAAAATGAGCACGCCGCCGTTTGAAATTTTGAGATTACCGGCTACATCTAAAAGTTCACTCGGTGCATCTGTTCCAATCCCAACATCACCAGCTGCTGTTAAGGTCATTTTATTTACGTGTTCATTATCATCTGCTGTTGCCGACCGAATATGAAATGAATGGGCATTGTTGTATTCGAGATAGTTGGCACCCTCCCGCATCATGCGAAATCTATCGGTAACAGAAACAACGCCCTCCACACGGGCTGTTCCAACCACATGTAATGATGCAGTAGGGTCTGTAGTACCAATCCCAACATTACCACCTTCTTGGACAACAAGTCGTGCATCCGTTCCATTCTCTGAAATCAGGAAGCGATCTGTCCCATAATTACCCATGAGCCAGGAGCTACCACCGTCGGTGTCTTCAAAATTGATGTAAGGAAGCGCACCATTCAGTTCAAACATGGCTTGGGGGTCAGTAGTACCAATTCCCACATTCCCAGTTGAAGGGAAAATATTGCTTGAACCTGTTACCGCATTTGCAGCGGGGGAACTCTGGAGTGGCAGGCGTTGAGAGATCTCAGTACCATCATCAACCCTGATCCCCAACCAGTATTGTTCTGTAAAACTCAGAGAAGCCATTGAGCTACTCTCTCCCAGTTTTTCTGAGAAGACACCGTGGGAGGTGGTAACTGAGCCATGAGATTCTGACCAGAGTTCTGATCCACCAGTTTCGGCATCATAAAGCTTAAAAACAACGGTATGGCTGCCATCAACAACTGTCCGGCCGGCAGGGTCACGTAGAACGCCCTGGACTGCGATGGTCTGGGCCAGGATTGTTTGACTCACAATAGTAATTAGAAAAATCAGTGTGGATAAACGTTTCATTTTTAAGCTCCCTACTTAATGGTGACTGTGAAACAACATTCTTTTCTCATCCCCTAGCATCTCTGGTTACAGCGTAGTGTAACTGTATATAGGATATATTTTGTCATGTATGTTAATTTGTAACATGCTAGTGTCAACTGTTATTCATGTATTATTTTGTCTCTATTTAGTTTTGGAATTAGAAGTGATTTTTGTCACGTGGGTTTTTTGGGGGGCCGGCCCCTCGGTACGATTCTGGCAAAAGCGCCAGAATCACTCGGGGACCTGCTGCTGAGTGATTGGAGGTTGAGCCTGTCGAATGCTGGGATCTTTGCCATGCCAGAGTCCCCCCACTGCCCTGCGGGCATCTCCCCCGAGGGGGAGAAATGTCATGCCATTATGTGAATTTATGGCAAAGTAGATAAT includes these proteins:
- a CDS encoding tail fiber domain-containing protein; its protein translation is MKRLSTLIFLITIVSQTILAQTIAVQGVLRDPAGRTVVDGSHTVVFKLYDAETGGSELWSESHGSVTTSHGVFSEKLGESSSMASLSFTEQYWLGIRVDDGTEISQRLPLQSSPAANAVTGSSNIFPSTGNVGIGTTDPQAMFELNGALPYINFEDTDGGSSWLMGNYGTDRFLISENGTDARLVVQEGGNVGIGTTDPTASLHVVGTARVEGVVSVTDRFRMMREGANYLEYNNAHSFHIRSATADDNEHVNKMTLTAAGDVGIGTDAPSELLDVAGNLKISNGGVLIFQDGTSLASAELGGSAASVANSASAIITADSDEDGTGDIQFKTGVSTDMVITNAGDVGVNSSAPDAKLSIDSDEDGSLLNVHSRHASDSKIFEVEQVSTDGRVSVRTGGGTTITQLSGYSGAPSYFMSKVGIGVSVPAYQLEVDGPGVQRIVVRSDDDQAGIEFESDGTGRNLIYSPDGSDDLQFWSTASGDHMRLTATGYLGIGTTSPSSMLHVVGASYFEDRLRLMRTAGDNYIDFYSGRNLHFRSIGTDDSDGNTRVTIGTNGFLGIGTTTPDYPLHILASQPYLKFTDTDGGSEWSMGNYGGNRFLIQEGSSDRLVIQEGGNVGINNNAPDAKLSIDSDGDGSLLNVHSSHASDSKIFEVEESGSDGLVSIRTGSGTTVTQLSGYSGTPSYFKSRVGIGTTAPNADLELISAGEPIFRMGQNTNSVWDVRVNTAFRKIKYNGSTVFEFHSNGNAWMAGSLGQNSDRRLKRNINTVVNALNKVMSMRGVSYNWNQVHPNGLTPDTRLHYGFVAQEMEDVLPEIVVDNTNGYKTISYSEVSSVLVEAIKEQQSQIESQQATIQALMDRLAQVEASLENNNR